A region of the Halalkalibaculum roseum genome:
TTTTCCGATAACACTCTTAAAGCGATAAAACTCATCTCAACAATATCTAGCTGCTTATCATCCCTGAGCACCTGTCATTGAGATTTCTTTTGGCTAAGTTATTAACTACAAAAATTCCAATTAGTAACGGGTAATTTGTACATTTAGAATGAGGCTTTGTTACTAATGTCTTTGAAGGTCCGATAATATGGTTGCTACCACCTTAATACTACTTCAGCTCTTAACGCTTCCGGTTCAAGATGTTGCTCTGGCTGAGCCCATTCCACCGGCGGATGCAAGAACATTAGCTACTCATCTATCAGAACCTTGCCCTATCGGTACCAACCACTTTTCTGATATCCAATATGAGACGGTACCTCTTGATGATTTCAGAACAAACATCGAACAAAAGGTATGTACCGATCCTGATACCAAAATTGCATTTGTACATAATGTTATCGAAAGTAATGCTACCGACCATTTCACTTTTGCCCAGCAAATCTATTTTGAAGTCTTGCGGGAGACACCTGCCCACAAAAGGTTCGGAATCATTGAAATAGAGGCTATAAATACATTGCCGCTTGTTCCTGAAGAACAAAAGTCAGAGTGGAAAACTAAGATAGAAAGCAAGGATAAGAGTCTTGCTCACGACATAGCTTATTTTTGGAGCATTCGCGATCCGGTACGTTCTACTCAAATAAATGAGCGGCTATCGGAGCACTGGCAACGTATTGCTCATGCTCGAAAGAACTATACAAAAAATACCGATGGACTTTATGGTACTGACGACCGGGGTACTATTTTCGTTAGATACGGTAAACCAACCATTGAAAGGTCCGGATTACTCTCCCCTTCAAACACAGAGATAAGAAGTAAGCTTTATGACCTTTCCTTTTTCAAGGGTGGAATTGATCCCAGAGAGCTTTACAACCTAAATATGTCGATCAAGCAGCAGTATATGCCCAAGTATTACGAGGTTTGGGTATACAGGAATATTGAAAAGAAACAGCCCCTCATTTTCATTTTCGGTGAATCGGCCAACAAAGGTACTTTTGGACTTAGAAAAAGCCTGGAAGACTTTATTCCCAACGGCTCTTTTAACATGGGCATCAGTTCTTCCTGGCGATATGATACCGGTCCCCGTGGTTTGACGGCCGGTCCTTTTCTGCAGATGGCGCTTTATGATCGCCTGTCGACGATAGATATATTTTTCGGTAAACAGCTTGCCAGCTATGAGGATAACTGGATGAAATATATGCGAGGACACCTGAACTTCAATTCGTTTAAAATGATCAGTCGTTCGCCGCAGGCTGAAATGGCATTGCAACGACTGCAGGATAGGGCCCCGGAATCGAATTCAACTATGGAAGAGAGGTTAAATCTGATTTCACAGCACTATAAATCCTACCGTTTTCTGGATGAAGAAAATAATCCCTATCGAAAGCTTGTTTTGTTCAGTAATCCTCATAATAACTTGATCTCCTACGATGCCGTAATCTCCCAACATCAGAAACCCGTTTACAAACTCACAGCATCTGTAGACGCTGTTAATAGAGAGGGCCGTTCCATCCTGATAGACAAGCAGGAGACTTTTTTAAGAGGTGATCTTCCGGGTACCATAGCCACGCTATTGAGTATTCCGAAACAGAGTGCTACCGCCTCAGACTCATCAAAAGCTATAATGATCAGCAGCGAAGTGTCACGAATACCACAGCTAAAAGGTGAGGAGTCAGAGGCCGACAGGTATATTCTTGCATCTGCAGTGAGCCGTATCCAGGAGAGCAGTCCATTGAACAGCAGCAGTGATAAGATAGAAGTCAGTGATATCATATGGGGATACCGAGGCAAGGAGAAAACAAATCAGATTGAAGAGTTCCATTTTATAATACCGCCTGATGATCGCCTGCCCCAAGGCGAAAACCTTGCCGTATATTTCGAGACTTATCACTTAAATGCAGGAACGGATAGCCTCTACCAATACCAGGTCGAATATTCCATTCATCGCAAAAAAAGGCGTAAACTGAGAGATACCGGAATAAGATTGACCCTCAATTTATCCTCAGCCTCAGATCGGGGAAGTGAAAATATTGAAATTCAAACTGCTGATCTCGAAACAGGGAGCTATCGCGCCGTATTCCGGTTTTTAAATCCTGAAATACCGGGAACTACCGAAGAACGTTACATTGATTTTCAAATTGAAGATCAACCCTGAACCGGACTAATCCTTTTTAAAAATCCTCATCTAAGCAAGCTAAATTACGTATCGGTGGTATAGTGATTTAATTCCGGCTTTAACTGAACTTCTCCAGGATCTCTTTATAGTTTCTGCTCATCGTAAGCTTATGATCGTTATACATGATCACCTGGTAATCCCCGTGAAACCACTGTTCCAGCTCTTTGACCTTTTCTACATTGATTATTGTGGATCTGTGAATTCTGAAGAAGGTATCGGAATCCAATTTCTTCTCCATGTTTTTCATAGTCTCTCGTATAAGGTAGTTTTTGCCACCGGAATGAATGCGCACATAGTTACCTGACGATTCAATCCAATCGATATCCGTTGCTTTAAGGAAAAAATACCGCCCTGAAGATTTTACAAGAATGCGTGATTGCGGCCCGCCTGACTCATCCAGGTATTCCAACAGGTCCTCTATTTTGCCACTCATTTTGGCTTTGTCATCCTGTTTAAGAGCTTTCTTTGCCCTATCCAGGGATTCATAAAACCGCTCTCGCTTAAATGGTTTCATGATGTAGTCCAGTGCGTGTACATCAAAGGCCTTAATGGCATACTCATCATATGCGGTTACAAATACCACTAAAGGTACCTTATCCTGATCAATACCCTGTAGCACTTCAAAACCATTGATTTCGGGCATCTGAATATCAAGGAAAACCAGATCCGGGCGCTCTTTCTCAATCGTTTCAATAGCTTCCTGACCGTTTGCACAAGATTCCAGTAACTCTATCTCTTTATCTTCTTTAAGTAGACTTTCGAGTCGTTTACGGGCCAAAGGTTCATCATCCACTATAACAGTTCTGATTTTTCTATCCATGGTTTGCCACCGCAGTTTGCTTTTTGGTAGTAAAAGGAATTCTGATTTCCACCTTCAAGCCTCCCAGTTCTGATCTAAGAAGCTCAAATGAGTTTTCAGTAAAAAGCTGGTTCAAACGCTGCCTGATATTTTCAAGTCCGATACCGCTTCCATTTGACGTTCCATTAATGCCGGGACCGTTGTCCTCAACCGACAGGTTCAGGTATTCTCCCGATTTTTTGGACGTTATTCTTAGAATCCCGGGCTGCATTTTTTTGGAGATTCCGTGCTTAACTGCATTTTCAACCAGGGGTTGCAGTAGGAAACTGGGGACCAGGGCATTTATAGTATCTTCCTCAATATCTGTATTAATAGTCAGCCGATCACTAAACCGTGTTTTCTCGATGGCCAAATAGGTACCTGTGAATTCGAGTTCATCCATCAGCGGAACCAGCTGTTTATTGACACGCTTGATGGATATTTGCAAGAACCGCTTCAGAAGATTCAATAACCGGCGGGCTATCTCAGGGGCTTCGTAAATCAATGAATTTATATTGTGAAGCGTATTAAAGAGAAAATGCGGATGAAGCTGAACTTTCAAAACGTGAAGCCTGATAGAAGCCAGTTCAGCCTGCATTTCCATATTCCGCAATTGTCGCTCTTTATACTGGTCATAGTATTTTTTCAGGTAGTAGGAACCTATAGTCAACCAGTATGACAACGGACCTACAATTCCATAGGAGACCATAACAGTAGGAATGGAGGCCATCATGGATTCCAGATTCCATGAGTTATCATACCAAAGAACGAGCATCAGCAAACGATATGTAACCGAATACACCGGTACAATGAGGATGCTCATTATGATGTGAATACCGAAGGTCAGAACGGTTGAATCATGCTGAAACAGCTTTCTGGCCAATTTGATCCAGACAGGAGTAAACAGGGCAATCACCCCCCATATGAACAAAGCCCTGACAACCAGAAAATTCAGATCCGGTACCTCGTTATTACGTATAAAATAAGCATAGGATTTGCTGATTGTTGTCAATACCAGAAAGAGCCATACCGTAAGGGCGATAGCTACTATCAGTTTCTCCTGTTTTATTTTGCTATATAAAGAATTCATAATCACTGGTATAAACTGCCGATTTCAGTATCATCGGCTTCAGCTATTTCTTCTTGATCCTCTTCTGATGGCAGGAATGGAAATGTCAGGTTTATAGTGATGCGTTTTTTTCCCGTCTGAGTCTTAAAATCAACCTCTCGGTACTTGTTTTGATATTTGTCTACTATCTTGAGGATTTCAGTATTCATCAGATATTTGGGCACTTTCGGATATGGAAGGTTTATCCCTTTTATAGCTACCTGCAAATGAATTTTTCCCTGTATGAGTACAGCATTATAGCTTATTTTTTGAATAATATTCCGGGAAGGTTCAATAGAGGCAATGATCTGCTCAAAAACCGGGATTAGAATAAGGAATGAGGGAACCAGGGCCTCATTACAGGATTCCTCAATATTTTTCTCAATAAGCATGTCCTGTCCCAACCGTTTTTTCAGAATACTCGTGTATAGCTCAAATGCCTTTAGATCTTCCTCCAGCACCACTTCATCCTTTTTAACGTTAGAGAGCATGATTCGCAACAGGTCACTGAACTCGGTTAAGATCTCCTCGGAGGCTTCCTCGCCTTCATCCAGGCTGTTTTTTATGGCTTCAATAGTTTCCATCAGAAAATCAGGCTGTATCTGATTTATCAGTGCCTGAAATTTTGCTTCGTTCAGTTCGGCTTTAATGCGAGGCTCCTTAAGTTGTATGGCCCTGTATTTTCTCTGAAAATCGAGCGTATATACTCCGAGTAGGATTCCCGCATAGAGCATTACACGCATATCGATAAAACCGAGAAAATCTCTTTGAATATACGCCCAGCTAAAAGCGACTTCATAAAATTGGGATACCGTGAAGCTCTGGACCAATGAGTGCACACTAAACAGGAATAGCATTGAAACGAAATGCATCCCTATGCTGGAATAGATGCTCTGCTTTTCAAATTTATAGCTGCGGGCCAGCCATATTATGACAGGGGTTAATGCTATCCAGGGTGAAATACAAAGGATTTCGAACCATATGATATTGAAGAAATCAATATCCGACCCTTCTTGGAGGGTTGTTAGCATTGTTATGGATGAAATCAGCAGTATCACGACAGACCAAAACCCGATAATGACAAGTGATTTGATCACCAAACCCCGATAAAACTGACTCTGAAACATGAGTGTATAAGCGTAAAATTATGTGCTGTATAAACTGCCGGACTGTCTCAATGTACAATCCTTTTCGCTTAGCTGCTTGTCCCCATGCTACAAAATTCCGGTTTTTAGTGTTACCAAATTTACGCGGGATTGGACAAAATGTTAGCCTGATGGGATCAGAAGGATATATGCAGGACGACCGAGGAACTATTGTGACCAACAGCAGAGGGCCCGGGGCTCAAAGGGATAACATGGATTCGAAAGGATAATTTATTTTACAATTATTTGTACAAATTATTTCTGTAAACGCTTATAAATAGTCAGAAAAGGTTTAGTTGCGATCCTTTACCGGGCCGGAAACCTTCGGTATTAAGGTTTATCCGTGCGCGGTTGAAGCCCAATCTTTCTGTATGGATTCTAAATAAACTTCTGATTTGATCAGCAAATACACCCTCCCCATGGAATCTTTTCCCAAATTCAGAATTATTTAAGTCACCTTCCCGGATACTTCTAATCCT
Encoded here:
- a CDS encoding histidine kinase — its product is MLTTLQEGSDIDFFNIIWFEILCISPWIALTPVIIWLARSYKFEKQSIYSSIGMHFVSMLFLFSVHSLVQSFTVSQFYEVAFSWAYIQRDFLGFIDMRVMLYAGILLGVYTLDFQRKYRAIQLKEPRIKAELNEAKFQALINQIQPDFLMETIEAIKNSLDEGEEASEEILTEFSDLLRIMLSNVKKDEVVLEEDLKAFELYTSILKKRLGQDMLIEKNIEESCNEALVPSFLILIPVFEQIIASIEPSRNIIQKISYNAVLIQGKIHLQVAIKGINLPYPKVPKYLMNTEILKIVDKYQNKYREVDFKTQTGKKRITINLTFPFLPSEEDQEEIAEADDTEIGSLYQ
- a CDS encoding LytR/AlgR family response regulator transcription factor — protein: MDRKIRTVIVDDEPLARKRLESLLKEDKEIELLESCANGQEAIETIEKERPDLVFLDIQMPEINGFEVLQGIDQDKVPLVVFVTAYDEYAIKAFDVHALDYIMKPFKRERFYESLDRAKKALKQDDKAKMSGKIEDLLEYLDESGGPQSRILVKSSGRYFFLKATDIDWIESSGNYVRIHSGGKNYLIRETMKNMEKKLDSDTFFRIHRSTIINVEKVKELEQWFHGDYQVIMYNDHKLTMSRNYKEILEKFS
- a CDS encoding sensor histidine kinase gives rise to the protein MNSLYSKIKQEKLIVAIALTVWLFLVLTTISKSYAYFIRNNEVPDLNFLVVRALFIWGVIALFTPVWIKLARKLFQHDSTVLTFGIHIIMSILIVPVYSVTYRLLMLVLWYDNSWNLESMMASIPTVMVSYGIVGPLSYWLTIGSYYLKKYYDQYKERQLRNMEMQAELASIRLHVLKVQLHPHFLFNTLHNINSLIYEAPEIARRLLNLLKRFLQISIKRVNKQLVPLMDELEFTGTYLAIEKTRFSDRLTINTDIEEDTINALVPSFLLQPLVENAVKHGISKKMQPGILRITSKKSGEYLNLSVEDNGPGINGTSNGSGIGLENIRQRLNQLFTENSFELLRSELGGLKVEIRIPFTTKKQTAVANHG
- a CDS encoding GWxTD domain-containing protein — encoded protein: MVATTLILLQLLTLPVQDVALAEPIPPADARTLATHLSEPCPIGTNHFSDIQYETVPLDDFRTNIEQKVCTDPDTKIAFVHNVIESNATDHFTFAQQIYFEVLRETPAHKRFGIIEIEAINTLPLVPEEQKSEWKTKIESKDKSLAHDIAYFWSIRDPVRSTQINERLSEHWQRIAHARKNYTKNTDGLYGTDDRGTIFVRYGKPTIERSGLLSPSNTEIRSKLYDLSFFKGGIDPRELYNLNMSIKQQYMPKYYEVWVYRNIEKKQPLIFIFGESANKGTFGLRKSLEDFIPNGSFNMGISSSWRYDTGPRGLTAGPFLQMALYDRLSTIDIFFGKQLASYEDNWMKYMRGHLNFNSFKMISRSPQAEMALQRLQDRAPESNSTMEERLNLISQHYKSYRFLDEENNPYRKLVLFSNPHNNLISYDAVISQHQKPVYKLTASVDAVNREGRSILIDKQETFLRGDLPGTIATLLSIPKQSATASDSSKAIMISSEVSRIPQLKGEESEADRYILASAVSRIQESSPLNSSSDKIEVSDIIWGYRGKEKTNQIEEFHFIIPPDDRLPQGENLAVYFETYHLNAGTDSLYQYQVEYSIHRKKRRKLRDTGIRLTLNLSSASDRGSENIEIQTADLETGSYRAVFRFLNPEIPGTTEERYIDFQIEDQP